In the Arachis stenosperma cultivar V10309 chromosome 8, arast.V10309.gnm1.PFL2, whole genome shotgun sequence genome, taattaattaaaaatttgttttttatatttattttaacaaaaagGAAGTGATTTGATGGACAAAATTATATCTTAAATGctttaattaacaaaatttcTACCCAAAAAAGGTTTAGTCAAAGAGATTTGTTTATAGATAAAAATACAGAACTTAAAATAAAGGTAGAAATTTAGGTACagtcaacttcacgtaaagttaATAATTAAGAGCCGTttgatgaaaatttagtcaaattatttaaattatttaaccgCTCACAtttatcaacttcacgtaaaatTAACCGCAGCTGAATCTTCatctaaaataaataactattgATACACGAATATATATCAACAAATTTTGAAGAATCTGAGAATCATAGAACCTACCCTTTTCATGAAACTTTGCTCTAGTTGAGAACTTCTTCTTCCCAAATATATGCTCCTTCTTTGAAACTAAAATGGGATCAATTAGCGAAGGTCTGCACCTTGTTCTTTTATAAGCTTCTTTCTTCATATCaccaagaagaagaacaacctCTTGATCACAAACCACAGCAACATAGTAATCCGAACTCGGTTCCGTTTCACCATGGAACTTTGCATTCTTAAGATCCCAAAATATCTCAATATCTTTATTACTACTATTGTCTTCAATGACCAAGCGCTTCGATCCTTGTTTTCTCCAAAAGTACCATGGTTTCAACTCGACCTTGCAGCTATACTCAGTTTGTCCCTCGGACCCAGACACAGACACGGACAAGCCGTGAAGCATCAAGTTTTTGCACCATGTGATGCTGATCAGTCGACACTGATCAGCAACTTTGGTTCTGTATACGGACATGAAAATGCTCTGACCTGATCGAGTCAGAGTAGTTTCATGTCCGTTACTAGTACTTTGTAAAGAAGGAGGCGGAGAAAAGCACGCGGGGATACTAATTGCATCTTGCATTGTTGCTCCTCTTATTTTTgcaagaaataaattaaaaaacttgtaaaagaaagaagaaggaggaggaaaaaataataatggGTTTAATAATTAAGAAGATGGAAAATGAGATGAGAATGGTGAATTTTAAGATGAAAGAAAGTGAAGAGAGATCTTAGTGACAAGCTGTACGAAAGCTATGTGCCGCCAGAGGTGTGTCCTTGAAAGCATTAATGGAGGTTTTTCGTTtttggaaaaataataaaaaaaatttatatgtattTGCAATTTGCCAAACTGGCATATGCACTGGCAGTGACTAGTGACGATGAGTAAGTGAGGAACGAccctattatatatatatgttaatatatattattaaattatgttATCAATATTTTTTGTAAGTTCTCTTACCTGTCACCATTTTATAATAGGTTTTGTTAGTAAATAaatgttttagttaaaaatcatccaacaaaaaaaaaagctaagtaattaattttataactataaaaatatctttgagttataaaaatatttaattattaattttattaataggTAGATCTGTTaccttttgttttttatattaaataaattttggtATTGAATTCAAGGTGATTTTGATTGGCTATAGTTAGATGAAAAAGTGCATACTTCCAGGTATAGTTTGCAGCAGAGATGGAGGctattcaattaattaattagtatttatcAACAGATTTGATCCATATATTTAGAaccattttaatataatatttttagaatattattttaaatatttataaaaaaaataaattaatttaaaattaaaatttgtattaaaaataattgataaataagACCCACTTTATGTTAAAAAGACAATATTACTtcgataaaaaattaatataattttgtttGTATAATTATcttaacagaataattaaaagtaatataaaatttaaattaaattgaaatcaAACATTAAAgtgaaattttatatttaatttcaaattattatttataatatatagttTCATAAATATTAATGTGATATTTTgtgaaattcaaaataaaataaaataaaactaacattAGAATTGCTATTAGTATTAACATTGAATTTGTCAACTGTTAGATCAATATATTTTAGAGAAtatatattgttatttttattttgaaatatgatttattttttataaat is a window encoding:
- the LOC130945022 gene encoding uncharacterized protein LOC130945022; the encoded protein is MQDAISIPACFSPPPSLQSTSNGHETTLTRSGQSIFMSVYRTKVADQCRLISITWCKNLMLHGLSVSVSGSEGQTEYSCKVELKPWYFWRKQGSKRLVIEDNSSNKDIEIFWDLKNAKFHGETEPSSDYYVAVVCDQEVVLLLGDMKKEAYKRTRCRPSLIDPILVSKKEHIFGKKKFSTRAKFHEKGRCHEISIECKNNNIKGSSNNGGGDNNGVVQHNHHHHQPELEIRFDGHLVIHVKHLQWKFRGNERVHMNKMRVEVYWDVHDWLFNHGLKHALFIFKPVLLSSSKSSSLSSSSPSPSPLSSSSPSSTPLSSNTGSSAGSSSMLEGLNSVSSNVSSSSSSEFCLFIYAWKVE